From the genome of Deinococcus sp. AJ005, one region includes:
- the pdxY gene encoding pyridoxal kinase PdxY has translation MTSPTPQPLNVPPLNVLSIQSWVSFGHVGNAAAVFPLQRLGIEVWAINTVQFSNHTGYGAWTGAVFPPEQIAELVDGIEARGVLAECAGVLSGYMGSGGTVAAVVEAVRRVREANPAALYCCDPVMGDVGRGVFVRPELPELIAAQALGAADILTPNQFELELLTGKSVHTLNDALEAASELRGRLYASGPRIVVVTSLVRQDAPADQIETLVVTDDGAWLCRTPLLPLDPPRNGTGDAIAALFFGHYLQTRDVAAALSLSMSALYGLLKLTHKQNSREIMLVAAQEEFARPSQVYEATKIA, from the coding sequence ATGACCTCGCCCACTCCACAGCCCCTGAATGTGCCGCCCCTGAACGTCCTGAGCATCCAGTCGTGGGTCAGCTTCGGGCATGTCGGCAACGCCGCTGCCGTGTTCCCGTTGCAACGTCTGGGCATCGAGGTCTGGGCCATCAACACCGTGCAGTTTTCCAACCACACCGGCTACGGCGCGTGGACCGGAGCTGTGTTTCCCCCCGAGCAGATCGCCGAACTGGTGGACGGCATCGAGGCGCGCGGCGTGCTGGCCGAATGCGCGGGTGTGCTGAGCGGCTACATGGGATCGGGTGGCACGGTGGCGGCGGTGGTGGAGGCGGTGCGGCGGGTGCGTGAGGCCAACCCGGCGGCGCTGTACTGCTGTGACCCGGTGATGGGCGACGTGGGGCGCGGCGTGTTCGTGCGCCCGGAACTGCCGGAGCTGATCGCCGCGCAGGCGCTGGGGGCCGCCGACATCCTGACGCCCAACCAGTTCGAGCTGGAACTGCTGACGGGCAAGTCGGTCCACACCCTGAACGACGCGCTGGAGGCGGCCTCCGAGTTGCGGGGACGCCTGTACGCCTCTGGCCCCCGGATCGTGGTGGTCACCAGTCTGGTGCGCCAGGACGCCCCGGCGGACCAGATCGAGACGCTGGTCGTCACGGACGACGGGGCGTGGCTGTGCCGCACGCCGCTGCTGCCGCTGGACCCGCCGCGCAACGGCACCGGGGACGCGATTGCCGCGCTGTTCTTCGGGCACTACCTGCAAACGCGTGATGTGGCGGCGGCCCTGAGCCTGTCGATGAGCGCGCTCTACGGCCTGCTGAAACTCACGCACAAGCAGAACAGTCGCGAGATCATGCTGGTGGCCGCCCAGGAGGAGTTTGCCCGGCCTTCCCAGGTCTACGAGGCCACGAAAATCGCCTGA